In a genomic window of Xylophilus rhododendri:
- a CDS encoding catalase → MVQSRNGGRGKAKASPTAADKIQQLQSYADEPAQLLTTNQGLQIPDNHNSLKAGLRGPTLLEDFILREKITHFDHERIPERVVHARGAAAHGHFQVYKALSEYTTAQFLNDTEARTPVFVRFSTVAGSRGSADTARDVRGFAVKFYTQEGNYDLVGNNMPVFFIQDAIKFPDLIHAVKPEPHNEIPQAASAHDTFWDFASLMPETTHMLMWAMSDRALPRSFRMMEGFGVHTFRMINGRGESHFVKFHWKPKLGMHGLAWDEAQKIAGKDADFHRRDLWDAIEKGNFPEWELGLQIMSEDKAASLGFDVLDATKLIPEEMVPVVPVGKLVLDRNPDNYFAETEQVAFHPGHLVPGIDFTSDPLLQGRLFSYTDTQLSRLGGPNFHEIPINRGICPVHNFQRDGMHRQTIGRGQVSYEPNSLAAGAEFRVDGGLQGFHSQPDNTVEPPKVRRRSPSFDDHFSQATLFWNSMTPAEKDHIVAAFRFELSKVATVAVRQRMVNNLAHVDARLAKRVAATLGIEPPDPKAAMGQAGFRNVRFELPIEESAALSMAPRPDKAGIQTRKVAILANDGVDVVSLRPVQQALTDAGAECWVLAPRLGAVATSGGRRLEVAATLQAMPSVMFDAVLVAGGRESAEALAKSGDAVHFVLEAYKHCKPVCAIGDGVALLALLGIQAGANRDALGNHPGVVLGEASAEAGVQTAQDFIAAMQLHRHWDRPDIDSIPA, encoded by the coding sequence ATGGTGCAATCCAGGAACGGCGGCCGCGGCAAGGCCAAGGCCAGCCCCACCGCCGCCGACAAGATCCAGCAGCTGCAGTCCTATGCGGACGAGCCGGCCCAGCTGCTCACCACCAACCAGGGTCTGCAGATCCCGGACAACCACAACTCGCTCAAGGCCGGCCTGCGCGGCCCGACCCTGCTGGAGGATTTCATCCTCCGCGAGAAGATCACCCATTTCGACCACGAACGCATCCCCGAGCGGGTGGTGCACGCCCGCGGCGCTGCGGCGCACGGGCATTTCCAGGTCTACAAGGCGCTGTCGGAATACACCACGGCCCAGTTCCTCAATGACACCGAGGCGCGCACGCCCGTCTTCGTGCGTTTCTCCACCGTGGCCGGCTCGCGCGGTTCGGCCGACACCGCACGCGACGTGCGCGGCTTCGCGGTCAAGTTCTATACCCAGGAAGGCAACTACGACCTGGTCGGCAACAACATGCCGGTGTTTTTCATCCAGGACGCGATCAAGTTCCCGGACCTGATCCACGCCGTCAAGCCCGAGCCGCACAACGAGATCCCCCAGGCCGCCAGCGCCCACGACACCTTCTGGGATTTCGCCTCGCTGATGCCCGAGACCACCCACATGCTGATGTGGGCGATGAGCGACCGGGCCCTGCCGCGCAGCTTCCGCATGATGGAGGGCTTCGGCGTGCACACCTTCCGCATGATCAACGGCCGGGGCGAGTCGCATTTCGTGAAGTTCCACTGGAAACCCAAGCTGGGCATGCACGGCCTGGCCTGGGACGAGGCGCAGAAGATCGCCGGCAAGGACGCCGACTTCCACCGCCGCGACCTGTGGGACGCGATCGAGAAGGGCAACTTCCCCGAATGGGAGCTGGGCCTGCAGATCATGTCCGAGGACAAGGCCGCGTCCCTGGGCTTCGATGTGCTGGACGCGACCAAACTCATCCCCGAGGAAATGGTGCCGGTGGTGCCGGTGGGCAAGCTGGTGCTGGACCGCAACCCCGACAACTATTTCGCCGAGACCGAGCAGGTGGCCTTCCACCCCGGCCACCTGGTGCCGGGCATCGACTTCACCAGCGATCCGCTGCTGCAGGGCCGGCTCTTCTCGTACACCGACACCCAGCTCTCGCGCCTGGGCGGGCCCAACTTCCACGAGATCCCGATCAACCGCGGCATCTGCCCGGTGCACAACTTCCAGCGCGACGGCATGCACCGGCAGACCATAGGCCGCGGCCAGGTCTCCTACGAGCCGAATTCGCTGGCCGCTGGCGCCGAGTTCCGCGTGGACGGCGGCCTGCAGGGTTTCCACAGCCAGCCGGACAACACGGTGGAGCCGCCCAAGGTGCGGCGCCGCAGCCCCAGCTTCGACGACCATTTCAGCCAGGCCACGCTGTTCTGGAACAGCATGACGCCGGCCGAGAAGGACCACATCGTGGCTGCCTTCCGCTTCGAGCTGAGCAAGGTCGCCACCGTGGCGGTGCGCCAGCGCATGGTCAACAACCTGGCCCATGTAGATGCCCGCCTGGCCAAGCGTGTGGCGGCCACGCTGGGCATCGAGCCGCCGGACCCGAAGGCGGCGATGGGGCAGGCCGGGTTCCGCAATGTGCGCTTCGAGCTGCCGATCGAGGAGTCGGCGGCGCTGAGCATGGCGCCGCGGCCGGACAAGGCAGGCATCCAGACCCGCAAGGTGGCCATCCTGGCCAACGACGGGGTGGATGTGGTGTCCCTGCGGCCGGTGCAGCAGGCGCTGACCGATGCCGGCGCCGAATGCTGGGTGCTGGCGCCGCGCCTGGGTGCCGTCGCCACCTCTGGCGGCAGGCGCCTGGAAGTGGCCGCCACGCTGCAGGCCATGCCCTCGGTGATGTTCGACGCGGTGCTGGTGGCCGGTGGCCGCGAAAGCGCCGAGGCGCTGGCCAAGAGCGGCGATGCGGTGCATTTCGTGCTCGAGGCCTACAAGCACTGCAAGCCGGTGTGCGCCATCGGCGACGGCGTGGCGCTGCTGGCGCTGCTGGGCATCCAGGCGGGCGCGAACCGCGATGCGCTGGGCAACCATCCCGGCGTGGTGCTGGGCGAGGCCAGCGCCGAAGCGGGCGTGCAGACGGCGCAGGACTTCATCGCGGCGATGCAGCTGCACCGCCACTGGGACCGGCCGGACATCGACTCCATTCCGGCCTGA
- the rpe gene encoding ribulose-phosphate 3-epimerase: MSADRTYRIAPSILSADFARLGQEVSGVVAAGADWIHFDVMDNHYVPNLTFGPMVCQALKPHAKTPDGVAVPIDVHLMVKPVDALAAAFADAGADFISFHPEASEHVHRSVQAIRSKGVKAGLVFNPGTPLDVLDWTIEDLDLILIMSVNPGFGGQSFIDSALRKIELVRKRIDASGKDIRLEVDGGIKPDNIARVAAAGADTFVAGSAIFGKPDYRAVIDSMRAQLRG, translated from the coding sequence ATGAGCGCCGACCGAACCTACCGCATCGCCCCCTCCATCCTCTCCGCCGACTTCGCCCGCCTGGGCCAGGAGGTGTCCGGCGTGGTCGCCGCCGGCGCCGACTGGATCCATTTCGATGTGATGGACAACCATTACGTGCCCAACCTGACCTTCGGCCCCATGGTCTGCCAGGCGCTCAAGCCGCATGCGAAGACGCCCGACGGCGTGGCGGTGCCGATCGATGTGCACCTGATGGTCAAGCCGGTCGATGCCCTGGCGGCGGCCTTCGCCGATGCAGGCGCCGACTTCATCAGCTTCCATCCCGAGGCCAGCGAGCATGTGCACCGCAGCGTGCAGGCGATCCGCTCCAAGGGCGTCAAGGCCGGCCTGGTGTTCAACCCCGGCACGCCGCTCGACGTGCTGGACTGGACCATCGAGGACCTGGACCTGATCCTCATCATGAGTGTGAACCCCGGCTTCGGCGGCCAGAGCTTCATCGACTCGGCCCTGCGCAAGATCGAGCTGGTGAGAAAGCGCATCGATGCCAGCGGCAAGGACATCCGCCTGGAAGTCGACGGCGGCATCAAGCCCGACAACATCGCCCGCGTGGCCGCCGCGGGAGCCGACACCTTCGTGGCCGGCAGCGCCATCTTCGGCAAGCCCGACTACCGCGCCGTGATCGATTCGATGCGCGCCCAGCTGCGCGGCTGA
- the apaG gene encoding Co2+/Mg2+ efflux protein ApaG, giving the protein MPNYQFTVAVAPQYLPDRSAPEDQLFGFAYTITITNTGDIAAQLIARHWIIRDFQGRSEEVKGLGVVGQQPLLQPGESFRYTSGCQLRASSGTMHGSYFCVAEDAHRFEVPVPLFVLEADAPPGADGGAARVLH; this is encoded by the coding sequence ATGCCGAACTACCAGTTCACCGTGGCCGTCGCGCCGCAGTACCTCCCCGATCGCTCGGCCCCGGAAGACCAGCTCTTCGGGTTCGCCTACACCATCACCATCACCAATACCGGCGACATCGCCGCGCAGCTGATCGCGCGGCACTGGATCATCCGCGACTTCCAGGGCCGCAGCGAAGAGGTCAAGGGCCTGGGCGTGGTCGGCCAGCAGCCGCTGCTGCAGCCGGGCGAATCCTTCCGCTACACCAGCGGCTGCCAGCTGCGCGCCTCCAGCGGCACCATGCACGGCAGCTATTTCTGCGTGGCCGAGGACGCCCATCGCTTCGAGGTGCCGGTGCCCCTGTTCGTGCTGGAGGCCGATGCGCCGCCGGGCGCCGACGGCGGCGCCGCCCGCGTGCTGCACTGA